A single region of the Podospora pseudopauciseta strain CBS 411.78 chromosome 1, whole genome shotgun sequence genome encodes:
- a CDS encoding hypothetical protein (EggNog:ENOG503P2SW; COG:S) has translation MGKLIKNHWARLIILASATYQIAAAIEGYFWPKILWDFLTKTLDGAVKPIPVLQTINLICGLFLLAWEWPLNFIAGTSIHRSLEARLAFLPLSALAAALLYQGANAAIYQVIGLGVYFWAYSEGEIICAKPWTLPQRGGKGSRA, from the exons ATGGGAAAGCTTATCAAGAACCACTGGGCGAGGCTCATCATCCTGGCCTCAGCAACTT ACCAGATTGCCGCTGCGATAGAAGGGTACTTCTGGCCCAAGATCCTGTGGGACTTCCTCACCAAGACCCTCGACGGTGCTGTCAAGCCGATACCAGTCCTCCAgaccatcaacctcatctgcggccttttccttcttgcGTGGGAGTGGCCCCTCAACTTCATCGCCGGCACCAGCATCCACCGCAGTCTCGAAGCCCGTCTTGCATTCCTTCCTCTTTCCGCACTCGCCGCCGCCCTGCTGTACCAAGGTGCCAACGCTGCGATTTATCAGGTGATTGGACTGGGCGTGTATTTCTGGGCGTACAGTGAAGGAGAG ATCATCTGCGCAAAGCCATGGACACTACCACAACGAGGCGGAAAGGGAAGCAGGGCATAA
- a CDS encoding hypothetical protein (EggNog:ENOG503P5WY; COG:S) encodes MTRGEATRAKVFFKGEHDDFVVVVDSAEDYQKWVSDRSTPLAQVVSSFKVFATHRHGPHGRLEGASNALLENEFGTSNEDEAVIKILEKGTLQEFEVCET; translated from the exons atgacTCGTGGAGAGGCTACCCGCGCCAAGGTTTTCTTCAAGGGCGAGCACGATGActttgtcgtcgttgtcgaCAGTGCTGAGGACTACCAGAAGTGGGTTTCTGACAGATCGACCCCCCTCGCCCAGGTTGTGTCTTCTTTCAAGGTCTTTGCTACTCACCG CCACGGTCCCCACGGCAGACTTGAGGGTGCCTCGAATGCCCTGCTTGAGAACGAGTTTGGTACTTCCAACGAGGATGAGGCCGTGATTAAGATTTTGGAGAAGGGCACACTGCAGGAGTTTGAGGTATGTGAAACTTGA
- a CDS encoding hypothetical protein (EggNog:ENOG503Q3WE; COG:S), whose translation MSLTDIHTISFSSLLPSGTLHGLTQSDRDRLADYAEGETRAERTKDWCALDKIDFMDAIGAMGTVVQEQDLEKKVFIHQGTTEAGVCQHQPPASEPIKPFQKWIKTLHKRALRRQELFGGDGNNTPCCLDMEGRSSMTWDSGHYRHSSDSSFNFVSAVKSASISLTSVSVLTRSRKNTIRSSRGHSRTDRSSRASVSGARLSEDSFCQERQVALDPAVIERSLQRRRILEELINTEESYIGDVRFLMNVYVTILASLPTLPVAIRSSINQNLTDIVELHEEMLGELHRAVPHSEYSQLDVPLQAPQANQAARGHQRWRSLDAVPEDKDGVAWLRDVPGLLAEPQTVAEVAKIFKNKASGKPQMNRFFIYEEYGAKYELMIKDVASAHRTMPGWQSYQKGLEVLAASVGSIDGQGDHSKKSLTIGDLLVKPIQRVCKYPLLFSELLKHTPVVDCPYSHMEIENTLIRLREATAEINRATDDPRVRTVLEKTWILQDRLAFPNQQLDATTKNRIRSFGHIQLCGALHVCWQSKEGVNGQYMVALLYKEWFCLATASKIDQVYTIQACIALSNIKVEEVDNGRGLQCHTAPYSWKIVFLCDNQLYELILTACTPKEELEWRTRLSSRTLSVPDQDLMQPAIFSSLSLDIKTLGTVFRKPGTIARRISIHRATTVGPRSPLCQVILKNTSVIKDAPTASYSAQINRSQSLLATNHRIPVLAPSRGERARLEALMSDVWTRDILPFPGITARSRSEHLVRSSASSVMRKLSVVSIASSFTKRSASLASLQKNVATEEEVTTRNNKEGGVVQTAAVMATTTSVRGRSEDECMSFLSVIPDEAERSSSFLLATGPEQQWESTGTEVFATTTAKERVDDITAETTTRTSVFHGGEMNQSRPCTPMVGVLQPSTNSSRRPSLQKSHFSEASLSREDLKKENRLTSPPDSVGKNSSRSQKLASRWAKVGVLHREAVVGIRSFLFR comes from the exons ATGTCACTCACGGATATCCATACTATATCGTTCTCTTCGCTACTCCCGTCTGGCACGCTCCATGGTCTTACACAGTCTGACAGGGACAGGCTGGCCGACTACGCCGAGGGAGAGACGCGCGCCGAGAGAACGAAGGATTGGTGCGCTTTGGATAAGATCGATTTCATGGATGCCATTGGTGCCATGGGCACTGTGGTGCAAGAGCAGGACTTAGAGAAGAAAGTATTCATCCACCAGGGGACCACTGAAGCTGGAGTTTGTCAACACCAGCCGCCGGCGTCCGAACCGATCAAGCCGTTTCAGAAATGGATAAAGACGTTGCATAAACGAGCGTTGCGTCGTCAGGAACTGTTTGGGGGCGATGGCAATAATACACCATGCTGTCTCGATATGGAAGGGAGAAGTTCGATGACTTGGGATTCGGGGCACTATCGGCACTCGTCAGATTCGTCATTCAACTTTGTGTCGGCGGTCAAAAGCGCCAGTATCTCCCTGACAAGCGTCAGTGTCTTGACGCGCTCACGGAAAAACACGATACGATCATCTCGTGGCCACTCGAGGACGgaccgcagcagcagagctTCCGTCTCGGGAGCACGGCTTTCTGAAGACAGTTTCTGTCAGGAACGACAGGTGGCGCTGGATCCCGCCGTCATCGAAAGGTCGCTACAACGACGTCGAATattggaggagttgatcaACACCGAAGAGAGCTATATTGGGGACGTGAGGTTCCTGATGAAT GTATATGTCACGATACTAGCTTCTTTACCGACACTACCCGTCGCCATACGTTCCTCCATCAACCAGAACTTGACCGACATTGTGGAGCTGCACGAGGAAATGCTAGGAGAACTCCATCGAGCGGTCCCTCACTCTGAATATTCTCAGCTCGATGTGCCGCTTCAAGCCCCCCAAGCTAACCAAGCTGCCCGTGGACACCAGCGTTGGAGGAGCCTTGATGCTGTCCCGGAGGACAAAGACGGGGTAGCATGGCTGCGAGATGTGCCTGGGTTGCTCGCAGAGCCCCAAACGGTGGCAGAAGTTGCAAAGATCTTCAAGAACAAGGCAAGCGGCAAGCCCCAA ATGAATCGATTCTTTATTTATGAAGAGTACGGGGCAAAGTATGAACTCATGATTAAAGATGTCGCATCTGCCCATCGGACAATGCCAGGGTGGCAGTCGTATCAAAAGGGATTGGAAGTTCTCGCTGCATCCGTGGGCTCGATCGACGGCCAAGGCGATCATTCCAAGAAGAGTCTGACCATCGGTGACCTTCTTGTCAAA CCGATTCAACGGGTATGCAAGTACCCTTTGCTCTTCTCCGAGCTGCTCAAGCATAcgccggtggtggactgTCCCTATTCGCACATGGAGATCGAGAACACGCTTATCAGGCTACGTGAGGCCACGGCCGAGATCAACCGGGCCACAGACGACCCTCGTGTGCGTACGGTGCTGGAGAAAACTTGGATTCTCCAGGACAGGCTTGCATTTCCTAACCAG CAACTAGATGCAACTACCAAGAACCGTATTCGGTCTTTCGGCCACATTCAGCTTTGTGGTGCCCTTCATGTCTGCTGGCAGTCCAAAGAAGGGGTGAACGGGCAGTACATGGTGGCGCTCCTGTACAAGGAGTGGTTTTGCCTTGCGACGGCTAGTAAGATCGACCAGGTATACACGATTCAGGCGTGCATCGCATTGTCAAACATtaaggtggaggaggtagaTAACGGTCGAG GACTCCAGTGTCACACGGCGCCGTATTCTTGGAAGATTGTCTTTTTGTGCGACAACCAACTGTACGAACTCATCCTCACCGCCTGCACGCCGAAGGAGGAACTGGAATGGCGTACTCGGCTCAGCAGCCGGACCTTGAGCGTCCCGGACCAGGACTTAATGCAACCGGCCATCTTCAGCTCGCTTTCACTGGATATCAAAACACTGGGGACTGTTTTTAGAAAACCAG GAACCATTGCCAGAAGAATATCGATACACCGAGCAACGACGGTGGGGCCAAGATCTCCTTTGTGTCAAGTCATTCTCAAAAACACGAGCGTCATCAAGGATGCGCCGACAGCGAGCTACAGCGCTCAAATCAACCGATCACAGTCCCTGTTGGCCACAAACCACCGTATCCCGGTGTTGGCGCCTTCCCGTGGTGAAAGGGCCCGGCTCGAGGCTCTCATGTCGGATGTGTGGACTCGGGACATACTGCCCTTTCCCGGGATAACTGCCCGATCCAGGAGCGAGCACCTTGTTAGGTCGTCGGCCTCGTCAGTCATGCGGAAGTTAAGCGTCGTGAGTATCGCGAGTAGTTTTACGAAACGTTCCGCAAGCCTTGCAAGCTTGCAAAAGAATGTtgccaccgaggaggaggtgacaACGCGAAATAAcaaggagggtggtgttgtccaaacggcggcggtgatggcaaCAACGACATCAGTACGTGGGAGGTCAGAAGATGAATGTATGTCTTTTCTCTCGGTCATTCCTGATGAAGCAGAGAGAAGCAGCTCCTTTTTGCTGGCAACGGGGCCAGAACAACAGTGGGAGTCGACCGGGACGGAGGTTTTCGCAACGACGACGGCAAAGGAACGGGTCGACGATATCACGGCCGAAACAACGACACGCACATCAGTCTTTCACGGGGGAGAAATGAACCAGTCACGGCCTTGTACACCGATGGTGGGTGTACTGCAGCCGTCTACGAACAGCTCGCGGCGGCCGAGCTTGCAGAAGTCGCATTTTAGCGAGGCGTCGTTGTCCCGGGAAGATCTGAAGAAGGAGAACAGGCTTACTTCACCTCCAGACTCGGTAGGGAAGAATTCGTCTCGGTCACAAAAGCTTGCGAGTCGTTGGGCTAAAGTTGGGGTTCTCCATCgcgaggcggtggtgggcatCCGAAGCTTTTTGTTTCGTTGA
- the NAS2 gene encoding putative 26S proteasome regulatory subunit (COG:O; EggNog:ENOG503P5F5) produces the protein MHNSASQSRDGVWINCPHIPRNRIEGVNVGVSGCWIDETGLTGGDCCRGYPAVPPERDALPGWWWGGGRRGGSLAQKAPWLRSMIATPPNLNIPELQSCEIRRTRHWWEADLCDGSFPILISIPANHRHLHFSYHQVSPNIMSNLHAPTVPSGPTTVPVTNGHATHLSIQELQRKKDNIEAELRALGGVLDSHGVDMNTSLLTHDGFPRADIDVAQIRTTRARIIHLRNDWKDLMALIEKRLHEHFASLEDNDDDTTVNDPTSVNVALPQDSVPETPDPAFAKVNTVVENSPAATAGLKPGDLIRNFGYVNRENHDGLRKVAECVQGNEGQNILVKVSRTNGGGGSHAQELRLTLTPRRDWGGRGLLGCHILPL, from the exons ATGCACAATTCGGCGTCTCAATCTCGGGACGGCGTGTGGATCAACTGCCCGCATATACCACGAAACCGCATCGAAGGTGTGAATGTTGGTGTGAGTGGATGTTGGATCGATGAGACGGGACTCACGGGAGGCGATTGCTGCCGGGGGTACCCTGCTGTACCGCCGGAACGGGACGCGCTTccagggtggtggtggggaggagggcggcgcgGGGGTTCACTTGCCCAGAAGGCGCCTTGGTTGCGGTCAATGATTGCTACCCCGCCAAACTTGAACATTCCAGAGCTGCAGAGCTGTGAGATCCGCCGAACGCGTCATTGGTGGGAGGCTGATTTGTGTGATGGAAGCTTCCCTATTCTTATTTCCATTCCAGCAAACCACCGGCACTTGCATTTCAGCTATCACCAGGTATCACCGAACATCATGAGCAACCTTCATGCGCCGACGGTTCCATCAGGGCCTACCACTGTCCCCGTCACCAACGGCCATGCTACACATCTGTCCATTCAAGAGCTCCAGCGCAAGAAGGACAACATCGAGGCCGAACTCAGAGCACTTGGTGGCGTGCTGGACTCG CATGGTGTCGACATGAACACGAGTCTCCTCACCCACGATGGTTTTCCCCGAGCCGATATTGATGTGGCGCAAA TTCGAACCACAAGAGCACGCATCATCCATCTTCGAAATGACTGGAAAGACCTGATGGCTTTGATTGAGAAGCGCCTTCATGAGCACTTTGCCAGTCTAGAGGACAATGACGACGATACAACAGTGAACGATCCTACCAGTGTCAACGTTGCCCTTCCACAAGACTCGGTACCCGAAACACCTGATCCAGCCTTTGCCAAGGTCAACACAGTGGTGGAGAATAGCCCCGCTGCAACAGCAGGACTCAAGCCTGGGGACTTGATTCGAAACTTTGGCTATGTCAATAGAGAGAACCACGATGGCCTACGGAAAGTGGCTGAGTGCGTCCAAGGCAACGAAGGG CAAAATATTCTTGTTAAAGTTTCTCGAAcaaatggaggaggaggaagtcaCGCACAGGAATTGAGACTGACACTGACACCGCGGCGTGACTGGGGTGGTCGGGGTTTGCTGGGCTGCCATATCTTGCCATTGTGA
- the GSP1 gene encoding GTP-binding nuclear protein gsp1/Ran (COG:U; EggNog:ENOG503NW2J; BUSCO:EOG09264LKR) has protein sequence MAEAQTIPTFKLVLVGDGGTGKTTFVKRHLTGEFEKKYMATLGVEVHPLAFTTNYGQIQFDVWDTAGQEKFGGLRDGYYINGQCGIIMFDVTSRITYKNVPNWHRDLTRVCENIPIVLCGNKVDVKERKVKAKTITFHRKKNLQYYDISAKSNYNFEKPFLWLARKLVGNPGLEFVAAPALAPAEVQVDQALLAQYEAELNQAAHEPLPDDDDDL, from the exons ATGGCTGAAGCGCAGACCATTCCGACCTTCAAGCTGGtccttgttggtgatggtggtacCGGAAAG ACCACCTTCGTCAAGCGCCATTTGACCGGTGAATTCGAGAAGAAGTACATGGCCACCCTCGGCGTTGAGGTTCACCCTCTTGCCTTCACCACC AACTACGGTCAGATCCAGTTCGACGTCTGGGATACCGCCGGTCAGGAGAAGTTCGGTGGTCTCCGTGATGGTTACTACATCAACGGCCAATGCGGCATCATCATGTTTGACGTCACTTCCCGCATCACCTACAAGAACGTTCCCAACTGGCACC GTGATCTTACCCGTGTCTGCGAGAACATCCCCATCGTTCTCTGCGGCAACAAGGTCGATGTCAAGGAGCGCAAGGTGAAGGCCAAGACCATCACTTTCCACCGGAAAAAGAACCTCCAGTACTATGATATTTCCGCCAAGTCCAACTACAACTTCGAGAAGCCCTTCCTCTGGCTCGCCCGCAAGCTTGTTGGCAACCCCGGCCTT GAGTTTGTCGCCGCCCCCGCGCTTGCCCCCGCTGAGGTCCAGGTCGATCAGGCTCTCCTTGCCCAGTACGAGGCCGAGCTTAACCAGGCCGCCCACGAGCCCCTTcccgacgatgatgatgaccttTGA
- a CDS encoding hypothetical protein (COG:G; COG:O; EggNog:ENOG503NZH6) gives MKSSPSKTLLSSLLAASFVTLSLAQLSVPATLPGQWQYEGCYTDIPGRTLTGGGYVNGTHMTAETCISYCQTRGFKFAGTEYSVECFCGNSIAPAAAQVADSVCNMACSGDATQPCGAGSRLSLYSTTEDLGPKANPGVNGFTHMGCYSEGTTGRTLTHGIGSIPAGEMTVAKCTAACAAANYILAGVEYGGECFCGNTISNGGAPAASGCSMTCNGNTTEFCGGPSRLNVYNYQNQYTPSSTSSPPAAATTATTATGTVSTGPPPPPSPTPSGPSQPAAVGDDYVWYGCYTESPGPRALSGATYASDDMTLESCQAFCSAYTYFGTEYGRECYCGNSFTVGSVVAPASECSMLCAGNPFNYCGAGNRLSVYARNGTSIPSGTTTSAAPTTTSPPLVVTGLPEGWSYQGCWIDGAQGRILPVQLVDSPTNSQSECASRCVAGGYKISGVQYTQQCFCGNAIFNGGVTTSESQCSMNCPGNPTQKCGAGDRMNIVSEGEPEIYQPPAPQVRGLNGSWEYQGCVEDNVNNKRTLSWQLFFPGVMTPNMCLNRCREFGYAAAGLEYGEECYCGDPPNIAAAGATFRPETECAITCAGNASAICGGLGRLTTYFWTGTPLYSWGFPQDYRAGQYQHLVNGVNCPLITQETITGKVSFISKGGTGPGNETGVYELDMQTLTFRELHIKTDVFCAAGVTLPDKAGRQLNVGGWSGESLQGTRLYWPDGSPGVPGTNDWEENVWELSLQRGRWYPTAMIMTNGSILVIGGSIGANDAAEPTIELLPATGAAPLEMEWLTRTHPNNLYPFLSVLPSGGIFVQYWNEARILDPVTFATIKVLPNAPGAVNDPKGGRTYPLEGAAVLLPQRWPYTDYLGYLVCGGSTEGTSNALDNCVSTYPDAPNPVWTIERMPSKRVMSCMSPLPDGTYLIVNGAQHGVAGFGLANTPNLNAVLYDPTKPVHSRMTVMANTTIPRMYHSEAITLLDGRVLISGSNPEDGVYPDEYRVEVFVPPYLLNGLPRPTFAITNKDWTYNQTNIPFTLGVAARNGPITVTLLASVSSTHGNSMGARTLMPRVSCAGTACTVDAPPNVNIAPPGWYQMFVLDGGVPAIGKYIRIGGDPGQLGNWPEGLDFSRPGI, from the exons ATGAAGTCGTCACCATCCAAGAcccttctctcttctctcctcgCTGCTTCTTTCGTCACCCTTTCACTCGCTCAACTTTCAGTCCCTGCCACTCTTCCAGGACAATGGCAGTATGAGGGCTGTTACACAGATATTCCGGGGCGGACCCTCACCGGCGGCGGCTATGTCAACGGCACCCATATGACCGCCGAGACATGCATCAGCTATTGCCAGACCCGCGGCTTCAAGTTTGCTGGAACTGAGTACAGCGTAGAATG CTTCTGCGGTAACAGCATTGCTCCTGCGGCTGCCCAGGTTGCGGACTCGGTCTGCAACATGGCCTGCTCTGGAGATGCAACGCAGCCTTGCGGTGCGGGAAGCAGACTCTCGCTCTATTCCACCACCGAAGACTTGGGTCCCAAGGCCAACCCAGGCGTAAATGGCTTCACACATATGGGGTGCTACTCTGAAGGGACGACTGGCCGCACACTCACCCACGGGATCGGCAGCATTCCTGCTGGTGAGATGACTGTTGCCAAGTGCACAGCTGCCTGTGCTGCGGCCAACTACATTCTTGCTGGCGTTGAGTATGGTGGAGAGTGCTTCTGCGGTAATACTATCTCCAACGGCGGTGCCCCTGCTGCCAGCGGCTGCAGTATGACGTGCAACGGCAACACTACCGAGTTCTGCGGTGGCCCCAGCCGCCTCAATGTGTACAACTACCAGAACCAGTACACCCCGTCGTCAACGTCCAGCCCTCCTGCCGCAGCCACTACTGCGACTACGGCGACAGGCACCGTCTCTACCggaccccctccccctcccagccctaCTCCTTCTGGGCCATCACAGCCCGCCGCGGTCGGAGATGACTACGTCTGGTATGGATGCTACACCGAGTCTCCCGGCCCTCGTGCCCTGAGCGGTGCCACCTATGCTTCCGACGATATGACCCTCGAGTCCTGCCAGGCCTTCTGCTCTGCCTACACCTACTTCGGAACCGAGTATGGCAGGGAGTGCTACTGCGGCAACAGCTTCACTGTCGGCTCCGTTGTGGCCCCTGCCAGTGAATGCAGCATGCTCTGCGCCGGCAACCCCTTCAACTATTGCGGCGCCGGCAACCGTCTGTCGGTTTATGCCAGGAACGGCACTTCCATTCCCTCCGGCACAACCACCTCCGCTGCGCCAACCACGACCTCGCCTCCTCTTGTCGTCACTGGTCTTCCCGAAGGCTGGAGCTATCAGGGATGCTGGATCGATGGTGCTCAGGGCCGCATTCTCCCCGTTCAGCTCGTCGACAGCCCCACCAACAGCCAGAGCGAGTGCGCGAGCCGCTGCGTGGCTGGCGGCTACAAGATCAGCGGTGTCCAGTACACTCAGCAGTGCTTTTGCGGCAATGCCATCTTCAATGGCGGCGTGACCACTTCCGAGTCTCAGTGCAGCATGAACTGCCCCGGCAACCCAACCCAGAAGTGCGGTGCCGGTGACCGCATGAACATCGTCTCCGAGGGCGAACCTGAGATCTACcagcctcctgctccccAGGTCCGCGGTCTTAACGGCTCGTGGGAGTACCAAGGCTGCGTTGAGGAcaacgtcaacaacaagcgCACCCTCTCCTGGCAGCTTTTCTTCCCTGGCGTCATGACGCCTAACATGTGTCTGAACAGGTGCAGAGAGTTCGGCTATGCCGCTGCTGGTCTTGAGTACGGCGAGGAATGCTACTGCGGTGATCCTCCCAACATTGCTGCCGCTGGCGCTACCTTCCGCCCAGAAACTGAGTGCGCCATCACCTGTGCTGGTAACGCTTCGGCCATTTGCGGTGGTCTCGGTCGTCTGACTACCTACTTTTGGACTGGCACCCCCCTTTACAGCTGGGGCTTCCCTCAGGATTACCGTGCCGGCCAGTACCAGCACTTGGTCAACGGTGTCAACTGCCCGCTCATCACTCAGGAGACCATCACCGGCAAggtctccttcatctccaagGGTGGTACCGGCCCTGGCAACGAGACTGGTGTCTACGAGCTCGATATGCAAACCCTCACTTTCCGTGAGCTTCACATCAAGACCGATGTCTTCTGCGCTGCTGGCGTGACCCTCCCCGACAAGGCTGGTCGTCAACTCAATGTCGGCGGTTGGTCCGGTGAGTCTCTCCAGGGCACCCGCCTCTACTGGCCTGATGGATCCCCCGGCGTCCCCGGCACCAACGACTGGGAGGAGAACGTCTGGGAGCTCAGCCTGCAAAGAGGCCGCTGGTATCCCACCGCCATGATCATGACCAACGgctccatcctcgtcattgGTGGCTCCATCGGCGCCAACGACGCCGCCGAGCCCACCATCGAGctcctccccgccaccgGTGCTGCCCCATTGGAGATGGAATGGCTCACCCgcacccaccccaacaacctctaCCCCTTCCTCTCGGTCCTCCCCAGCGGCGGCATCTTCGTCCAGTACTGGAACGAGGCCCGCATCCTCGACCCCGTCACCTTCGCCACAATCAAGGTCCTCCCCAACGCCCCCGGCGCTGTCAACGACCCCAAGGGCGGCCGCACCTACCCTCTCGAGGGTGCCgctgtcctcctcccgcaGCGCTGGCCATACACCGACTACCTCGGCTACCTTGTCTGCGGTGGTTCAACAGAGGGCACCTCCAACGCGCTGGACAACTGCGTGTCCACCTACCCCGACGCCCCCAACCCCGTCTGGACCATCGAGCGCATGCCCTCCAAGCGTGTCATGTCCTGCATgtctcccctccccgacgGAACATACCTCATCGTCAACGGCGCGCAGCACGGCGTGGCCGGTTTCGGCCTCGCCAACACCCCAAACCTGAACGCCGTGCTCTATGACCCCACCAAGCCCGTTCACAGCCGCATGACCGTCATGGCtaacaccaccatcccgaGAATGTACCACTCCGAAGCTATCACCCTCCTTGACGGCCGCGTCCTCATCTCGGGCTCCAATCCCGAGGACGGCGTCTACCCCGATGAATACCGCGTCGAGGTCTTTGTCCCCCCTTACCTCCTCAACGGCCTCCCCAGGCCAACTTTTGCGATTACAAACAAGGACTGGACATACAACCAGACCAACATCCCCTTTACCCTCGGCGTCGCGGCAAGGAACGGCCCCATCACTGTTACTTTGTTGGCGTCCGTCTCTTCCACGCATGGCAACTCCATGGGCGCGAGGACGCTCATGCCGAGAGTGAGCTGCGCGGGGACGGCGTGCACGGTTGATGCCCCCCCCAACGTCAATATTGCTCCTCCGGGGTGGTACCAAATGTTTGTTTTGGATGGCGGTGTTCCGGCGATTGGAAAGTACATTCGCATTGGTGGTGATCCAGGGCAGTTGGGTAACTGGCCTGAGGGGCTTGATTTTTCGAGGCCGGGGATTTAA
- a CDS encoding hypothetical protein (EggNog:ENOG503PEA4), whose amino-acid sequence MTDQHPPQDDNTTTTKNNTRRPSFVSFWKKGKELALGKGRKKKEVKFVEGGGSAVGSGGEQSSDNQGNDGSGVPESKAAHRRAQVRRAQIQHRQRKANYVKELEQEVAKIRKHIEDVDKERRVLRVENEGMKAGLRLRNGVSFPGPQPAPPQQQQGVAGPWYMSEEMDFTMTMQLGYDEVLGAPCYMVSGLSSPGFEAVTKATTAATAIPNSSILPTPPTTATFAPASSSSITTPTKNPITNTPDHPPELPYMTPPQIQTAINFILALEHTCRTHFHPSHFSPPTSSPVTTPPFHSSQGHSLTATSLALSSAPSSIFRAAKRTQLFPGSGINLKPSSSGTESLEWENSALTLKNLYRLSKVLEKEGEDRTEITPVQALFEILAKYGVERVMGRVERLKGELGGRRVVRCPHFGARVDRGEWEVVVEGVMR is encoded by the exons ATGACagatcaacaccccccacaAGACGataacaccaccaccaccaaaaacaacacccGCAGACCATCGTTCGTTTCGTTTTGGAAAAAAGGGAAGGAATTAGCTTTGggcaaggggaggaagaagaaggaggtgaagTTTGTAGAAGGAGGGGGGTCGGCTGTTGGtagcggtggtg AACAATCATCAGACAACCAAGGAAACGACGGCTCTGGAGTCCCAGAATCAAAAGCCGCCCACCGCCGCGCCCAAGTCAGGCGAGCGCAGATCCAGCACCGCCAACGCAAAGCCAACTATGTCAAGGAGCTTGAGCAAGAGGTGGCCAAGATAAGGAAGCATATTGAGGACGTGGacaaggagaggagggtgttgagggtggaGAATGAGGGGATGAAGGCCGgattgaggttgaggaacgGGGTGTCATTCCCAGGCCCACAGCCAGCGCcgccgcaacagcagcaagggGTAGCAGGGCCGTGGTATATGTCTGAAGAAATGGACTTCACAATGACGATGCAGCTCGGCTACGACGAGGTGCTAGGCGCGCCGTGTTACATGGTTAGCGGGTTATCATCCCCAGGGTTTGAAGCAGTGACGAAAGCCACCACAGCGGCAACCGCCATCCCCAACTCTAGCATCCTACCCACACCACCGACAACAGCAACTTTCGCCcctgcttcctcttcctcgatcaccaccccaaccaaaaaccccatcaccaacacccccgaCCACCCTCCCGAGCTACCCTACATGACCCCACCCCAAATCCAAACCGCCATCAATTTTATCCTCGC ACTAGAACACACCTGCAGAACCCacttccacccctcccacttctcccctcccacctcctccccagtcaccacccccccattccACTCCTCCCAAGGGCACTCCCTCACCGCAACATCCCTCGCCCTGTCCTCCGCCCCGTCATCAATTTTCAGAGCCGCCAAACGCACCCAGCTTTTCCCGGGAAGTGGCATCAATCtcaaaccatcatcatcgggaACTGAGTCCCTAGAATGGGAAAACTCAGCCCTCACACTAAAAAATTTGTACCGGCTCTCAAAAGTGTtggaaaaagaaggcgaggacAGGACCGAGATCACGCCTGTGCAGGCTTTGTTTGAGATTTTGGCGAAATatggggttgagagggtgatgggacGGGTcgagaggttgaagggggagttggggggtaggagggtggtgaggtgtcCGCATTTTGGGGCGAGGGTGGAtaggggggagtgggaggtggttgttgagggggttatgagatga